One stretch of Tribolium castaneum strain GA2 chromosome 5, icTriCast1.1, whole genome shotgun sequence DNA includes these proteins:
- the LOC655199 gene encoding rhodanese domain-containing protein CG4456 codes for MVRLPMSLSRGPQILSLVNKTPVFLRLFATQIASFDEVKSVKTTPKTLLIDVREPHELQETGVIPDSINIPLGEVEKVLKDMPSEQFQKTYKKAKPDSSTPLIFSCRSGKRSALASEIATKLGFKDIKNYSGGWLEWEEKSKNI; via the exons ATG gttaggTTACCAATGTCGCTATCAAGGGGGCCCCAAATCCTCTCCCTTGTGAACAAAACGCCCGTCTTTCTTAGACTTTTCGCAACGCAAATCGCCTCATTTGATGAAGTCAAGTCAGTAAAAACGACTCCTAAGACTCTTCTAATCGATGTCAGGGAGCCCCACGAATTGCAGGAAACCGGAGTTATTCCTGACAGCATCAATATTCCACTTGGCGAAGTCGAGAAAGTGTTAAAAGACATGCCTTCtgaacaatttcaaaaaacttacaaaaaggCTAAACCTGATTCTAGCACCCCCTTAATTTTTTCGTGTCGTTCGGGGAAACGTAGTGCCCTTGCGTCCGAGATTGCGACGAAGTTGGGGTTCAAAGATATAAAGAATTATTCCGGGGGGTGGCTAGAGTGGgaggaaaaaagtaaaaatatttga